The following are encoded together in the Peromyscus leucopus breed LL Stock chromosome 1, UCI_PerLeu_2.1, whole genome shotgun sequence genome:
- the Strn4 gene encoding striatin-4 isoform X2, with the protein MMEERAAAAVASAASSCRPLGSGTAPTPTAAAPASSPAPGPGPVGKGGGGGGGGGGSPGPTAAGPEPLSLPGILHFIQHEWARFEAEKARWEAERAELQAQVAFLQGERKGQENLKTDLVRRIKMLEYALKQERAKYHKLKFGTDLNQGEKKADLSEQVSNGPVESVTLENSPLVWKEGRQLLRQYLEEVGYTDTILDMRSKRVRSLLGRSMELNGATEPIEGAPRASPGPGGLSGGESLLVKQIEEQIKRNAAGKDGKERLGGSVLEQIPFLQNCEDEDSDEDDELDSVQHKKQRVRLPSKALGPEMEDEDEEGDSEDAINEFDFLGSGEDGEGSPDPRRCAAEGNPHELESRRVKLQGILADLRDVDGLPPKVTVPPPGTPQPRPHEDVFIMDTIGGGEVSLGDLADLTVTNDNDLSCDLSDSKDAFKKTWNPKFTLRSHYDGIRSLAFHHSQSALLTASEDGTLKLWNLQKAVTAKKNAALDVEPIHAFRAHRGPVLAVTVGSNSEYCYSGGADARIHSWKIPDLNMDPYDGYDPSVLSHVLEGHGDAVWGLAFSPTSQRLASCSADGTVRIWDPSSSGPSCLCTFPMSGEHGIPTSVAFTSTEPAHVVASFRSGDTVLYDLEAGSALLTLESRGSSGPTQINQVVSHPNQPVTITAHDDRGIRFLDNRTGKSVHSMVAHLDAVTCLAVDPNGVFLMSGSHDCSLRLWSLDNKTCVQEITAHRKKHEEAIHAVACHPSKALIASAGADALAKVFV; encoded by the exons ATGATGGAGGAGCGAGCGGCCGCCGCGGTCGCCTCGGCCGCCTCCTCCTGCCGCCCTCTGGGCTCGGGCACGGCTCCCACTCCGACAGCGGCGGCCCCGGCCTCCAGCCCGGCGCCTGGGCCCGGCCCGGTAGGGAAaggaggtggtggcggcggcggcggcggcggcagcccgGGCCCCACGGCGGCGGGTCCGGAGCCCCTCAGCCTGCCTGGGATCCTGCACTTTATCCAGCACGAGTGGGCACGCTTCGAAGCCGAGAAGGCCCGCTGGGAGGCCGAGCGCGCCGAGCTGCAG GCTCAGGTGGCTTTCCTCCAGGGCGAGAGGAAAGGCCAAGAGAATCTCAAGACGGACCTGGTGCGGCGGATCAAGATGCTGGAGTATGCGCTGAAGCAGGAGAG GGCCAAATATCATAAACTGAAGTTTGGGACAGACCTGAATCAGGGGGAGAAGAAAGCAGATCTGTCAGAACAAG TCTCCAATGGCCCTGTGGAGTCGGTCACCCTGGAGAACAGCCCGTTGGTGTGGAAGGAGGGGCGACAGCTTCTGCGGCA GTACCTGGAAGAGGTGGGCTACACAGATACCATCCTGGACATGCGGTCCAAGCGTGTACGTTCCCTTCTGGGTCGCTCGATGGAGCTCAACGGGGCCACTGAGCCTATCGAGGGGGCTCCCAGGGCTTCACCAGGCCCTGGGGGACTTAGTGGTGGCGAGTCTCTGCTGGTAAAGCAGATCGAGGAGCAGATCAAGAG AAATGCAGCAGGCAAGGATGGCAAGGAGCGCCTGGGTGGCTCGGTCCTGGAGCAGATCCCCTTCCTGCAGAACTGTGAGGATGAGGACAGCGATGAGGACGATGAGCTAGACAGTGTTCAGCACAAGAAGCAGCGTGTGAGA CTCCCTTCCAAGGCCCTGGGGCCTGAaatggaggatgaggatgaggaaggTGACTCAGAAGACGCCATCAATGAGTTTGATTTCCTGGGCTCAGGGGAAGATGGGGAGGGGTCTCCAGACCCTCGACGTTGTGCTGCAGAGGGGAACCCCCATGAACTGG AAAGCCGTCGAGTCAAACTCCAGGGAATTCTTGCTGACCTCCGGGATGTGGATGGGCTGCCCCCCAAAGTGACTGTCCCACCTCCTGGCACACCCCAGCCCCGGCCTCATGAAG ACGTCTTCATCATGGACACTATCGGGGGCGGGGAGGTGAGCCTGGGGGACTTGGCAGATCTCACCGTCACCAATGACAACGACCTCAGCTGTGAT CTGTCTGACAGCAAAGACGCCTTCAAGAAGACATGGAACCCCAAGTTTACTCTCCGCTCACACTACGATGGCATCCGCTCACTGGCCTTCCACCATAGCCAGTCAGCACTGCTCACTGCCTCTGAGGATGGCACACTTAAACTGTGGAACCTGCAGAAGGCAGTTACAGCCAAGAA AAATGCTGCCCTAGACGTGGAGCCGATTCATGCTTTCCGTGCTCACAG GGGCCCTGTGCTGGCAGTCACCGTGGGCAGCAACAGCGAGTACTGTTACAGCGGTGGGGCTGACGCCCGCATCCACAGCTGGAAGATTCCGGACCTCAACATGGACCCGTACGATGGCTACG ACCCAAGCGTGCTGAGCCACGTCCTGGAAGGCCATGGGGACGCTGTGTGGGGTCTGGCTTTCAGTCCCACCTCCCAGCGCCTAGCATCCTGCTCCGCTGATGGCACCGTCCGCATCTGGGACCCCAGCAGCAGTGGTCCAAGCTGCCTCTGTACCTTCCCCATGTCTGGAG aacACGGGATCCCCACCTCAGTGGCCTTCACCAGCACCGAGCCTGCTCATGTTGTGGCCTCCTTTCGTTCTGGTGACACCGTTCTTTATGACTTGGAAGCTGGCAGCGCCCTCCTCACATTGGAGTCCCGAGGGAGCAGTG GCCCAACACAGATCAACCAGGTGGTGAGTCACCCAAATCAGCCCGTCACCATCACTGCCCACGACGATAGGGGCATCCGGTTCCTGGACAATCGGACAG gCAAATCCGTGCACTCCATGGTTGCCCACCTGGACGCAGTCACCTGCCTAGCCGTGGACCCCAATGGCGTGTTCTTGATGTCAGGAA GTCACGACTGCTCTCTGCGCTTATGGAGTCTAGACAACAAGACATGTGTGCAGGAGATCACAGCCCACCGCAAGAAGCATGAGGAGGCCATCCATGCAGTGGCCTGCCATCCCAGCAAGGCACTTATCGCCAGTGCTGGTGCTGACGCCCTAGCCAAGGTCTTCGTATGA
- the Strn4 gene encoding striatin-4 isoform X1, translating to MMEERAAAAVASAASSCRPLGSGTAPTPTAAAPASSPAPGPGPVGKGGGGGGGGGGSPGPTAAGPEPLSLPGILHFIQHEWARFEAEKARWEAERAELQAQVAFLQGERKGQENLKTDLVRRIKMLEYALKQERAKYHKLKFGTDLNQGEKKADLSEQVSNGPVESVTLENSPLVWKEGRQLLRQYLEEVGYTDTILDMRSKRVRSLLGRSMELNGATEPIEGAPRASPGPGGLSGGESLLVKQIEEQIKRNAAGKDGKERLGGSVLEQIPFLQNCEDEDSDEDDELDSVQHKKQRVRLPSKALGPEMEDEDEEGDSEDAINEFDFLGSGEDGEGSPDPRRCAAEGNPHELESRRVKLQGILADLRDVDGLPPKVTVPPPGTPQPRPHEGSFGFSSDVFIMDTIGGGEVSLGDLADLTVTNDNDLSCDLSDSKDAFKKTWNPKFTLRSHYDGIRSLAFHHSQSALLTASEDGTLKLWNLQKAVTAKKNAALDVEPIHAFRAHRGPVLAVTVGSNSEYCYSGGADARIHSWKIPDLNMDPYDGYDPSVLSHVLEGHGDAVWGLAFSPTSQRLASCSADGTVRIWDPSSSGPSCLCTFPMSGEHGIPTSVAFTSTEPAHVVASFRSGDTVLYDLEAGSALLTLESRGSSGPTQINQVVSHPNQPVTITAHDDRGIRFLDNRTGKSVHSMVAHLDAVTCLAVDPNGVFLMSGSHDCSLRLWSLDNKTCVQEITAHRKKHEEAIHAVACHPSKALIASAGADALAKVFV from the exons ATGATGGAGGAGCGAGCGGCCGCCGCGGTCGCCTCGGCCGCCTCCTCCTGCCGCCCTCTGGGCTCGGGCACGGCTCCCACTCCGACAGCGGCGGCCCCGGCCTCCAGCCCGGCGCCTGGGCCCGGCCCGGTAGGGAAaggaggtggtggcggcggcggcggcggcggcagcccgGGCCCCACGGCGGCGGGTCCGGAGCCCCTCAGCCTGCCTGGGATCCTGCACTTTATCCAGCACGAGTGGGCACGCTTCGAAGCCGAGAAGGCCCGCTGGGAGGCCGAGCGCGCCGAGCTGCAG GCTCAGGTGGCTTTCCTCCAGGGCGAGAGGAAAGGCCAAGAGAATCTCAAGACGGACCTGGTGCGGCGGATCAAGATGCTGGAGTATGCGCTGAAGCAGGAGAG GGCCAAATATCATAAACTGAAGTTTGGGACAGACCTGAATCAGGGGGAGAAGAAAGCAGATCTGTCAGAACAAG TCTCCAATGGCCCTGTGGAGTCGGTCACCCTGGAGAACAGCCCGTTGGTGTGGAAGGAGGGGCGACAGCTTCTGCGGCA GTACCTGGAAGAGGTGGGCTACACAGATACCATCCTGGACATGCGGTCCAAGCGTGTACGTTCCCTTCTGGGTCGCTCGATGGAGCTCAACGGGGCCACTGAGCCTATCGAGGGGGCTCCCAGGGCTTCACCAGGCCCTGGGGGACTTAGTGGTGGCGAGTCTCTGCTGGTAAAGCAGATCGAGGAGCAGATCAAGAG AAATGCAGCAGGCAAGGATGGCAAGGAGCGCCTGGGTGGCTCGGTCCTGGAGCAGATCCCCTTCCTGCAGAACTGTGAGGATGAGGACAGCGATGAGGACGATGAGCTAGACAGTGTTCAGCACAAGAAGCAGCGTGTGAGA CTCCCTTCCAAGGCCCTGGGGCCTGAaatggaggatgaggatgaggaaggTGACTCAGAAGACGCCATCAATGAGTTTGATTTCCTGGGCTCAGGGGAAGATGGGGAGGGGTCTCCAGACCCTCGACGTTGTGCTGCAGAGGGGAACCCCCATGAACTGG AAAGCCGTCGAGTCAAACTCCAGGGAATTCTTGCTGACCTCCGGGATGTGGATGGGCTGCCCCCCAAAGTGACTGTCCCACCTCCTGGCACACCCCAGCCCCGGCCTCATGAAG GTTCCTTTGGCTTCTCCTCAGACGTCTTCATCATGGACACTATCGGGGGCGGGGAGGTGAGCCTGGGGGACTTGGCAGATCTCACCGTCACCAATGACAACGACCTCAGCTGTGAT CTGTCTGACAGCAAAGACGCCTTCAAGAAGACATGGAACCCCAAGTTTACTCTCCGCTCACACTACGATGGCATCCGCTCACTGGCCTTCCACCATAGCCAGTCAGCACTGCTCACTGCCTCTGAGGATGGCACACTTAAACTGTGGAACCTGCAGAAGGCAGTTACAGCCAAGAA AAATGCTGCCCTAGACGTGGAGCCGATTCATGCTTTCCGTGCTCACAG GGGCCCTGTGCTGGCAGTCACCGTGGGCAGCAACAGCGAGTACTGTTACAGCGGTGGGGCTGACGCCCGCATCCACAGCTGGAAGATTCCGGACCTCAACATGGACCCGTACGATGGCTACG ACCCAAGCGTGCTGAGCCACGTCCTGGAAGGCCATGGGGACGCTGTGTGGGGTCTGGCTTTCAGTCCCACCTCCCAGCGCCTAGCATCCTGCTCCGCTGATGGCACCGTCCGCATCTGGGACCCCAGCAGCAGTGGTCCAAGCTGCCTCTGTACCTTCCCCATGTCTGGAG aacACGGGATCCCCACCTCAGTGGCCTTCACCAGCACCGAGCCTGCTCATGTTGTGGCCTCCTTTCGTTCTGGTGACACCGTTCTTTATGACTTGGAAGCTGGCAGCGCCCTCCTCACATTGGAGTCCCGAGGGAGCAGTG GCCCAACACAGATCAACCAGGTGGTGAGTCACCCAAATCAGCCCGTCACCATCACTGCCCACGACGATAGGGGCATCCGGTTCCTGGACAATCGGACAG gCAAATCCGTGCACTCCATGGTTGCCCACCTGGACGCAGTCACCTGCCTAGCCGTGGACCCCAATGGCGTGTTCTTGATGTCAGGAA GTCACGACTGCTCTCTGCGCTTATGGAGTCTAGACAACAAGACATGTGTGCAGGAGATCACAGCCCACCGCAAGAAGCATGAGGAGGCCATCCATGCAGTGGCCTGCCATCCCAGCAAGGCACTTATCGCCAGTGCTGGTGCTGACGCCCTAGCCAAGGTCTTCGTATGA
- the Strn4 gene encoding striatin-4 isoform X3 produces MLEYALKQERAKYHKLKFGTDLNQGEKKADLSEQVSNGPVESVTLENSPLVWKEGRQLLRQYLEEVGYTDTILDMRSKRVRSLLGRSMELNGATEPIEGAPRASPGPGGLSGGESLLVKQIEEQIKRNAAGKDGKERLGGSVLEQIPFLQNCEDEDSDEDDELDSVQHKKQRVRLPSKALGPEMEDEDEEGDSEDAINEFDFLGSGEDGEGSPDPRRCAAEGNPHELESRRVKLQGILADLRDVDGLPPKVTVPPPGTPQPRPHEGSFGFSSDVFIMDTIGGGEVSLGDLADLTVTNDNDLSCDLSDSKDAFKKTWNPKFTLRSHYDGIRSLAFHHSQSALLTASEDGTLKLWNLQKAVTAKKNAALDVEPIHAFRAHRGPVLAVTVGSNSEYCYSGGADARIHSWKIPDLNMDPYDGYDPSVLSHVLEGHGDAVWGLAFSPTSQRLASCSADGTVRIWDPSSSGPSCLCTFPMSGEHGIPTSVAFTSTEPAHVVASFRSGDTVLYDLEAGSALLTLESRGSSGPTQINQVVSHPNQPVTITAHDDRGIRFLDNRTGKSVHSMVAHLDAVTCLAVDPNGVFLMSGSHDCSLRLWSLDNKTCVQEITAHRKKHEEAIHAVACHPSKALIASAGADALAKVFV; encoded by the exons ATGCTGGAGTATGCGCTGAAGCAGGAGAG GGCCAAATATCATAAACTGAAGTTTGGGACAGACCTGAATCAGGGGGAGAAGAAAGCAGATCTGTCAGAACAAG TCTCCAATGGCCCTGTGGAGTCGGTCACCCTGGAGAACAGCCCGTTGGTGTGGAAGGAGGGGCGACAGCTTCTGCGGCA GTACCTGGAAGAGGTGGGCTACACAGATACCATCCTGGACATGCGGTCCAAGCGTGTACGTTCCCTTCTGGGTCGCTCGATGGAGCTCAACGGGGCCACTGAGCCTATCGAGGGGGCTCCCAGGGCTTCACCAGGCCCTGGGGGACTTAGTGGTGGCGAGTCTCTGCTGGTAAAGCAGATCGAGGAGCAGATCAAGAG AAATGCAGCAGGCAAGGATGGCAAGGAGCGCCTGGGTGGCTCGGTCCTGGAGCAGATCCCCTTCCTGCAGAACTGTGAGGATGAGGACAGCGATGAGGACGATGAGCTAGACAGTGTTCAGCACAAGAAGCAGCGTGTGAGA CTCCCTTCCAAGGCCCTGGGGCCTGAaatggaggatgaggatgaggaaggTGACTCAGAAGACGCCATCAATGAGTTTGATTTCCTGGGCTCAGGGGAAGATGGGGAGGGGTCTCCAGACCCTCGACGTTGTGCTGCAGAGGGGAACCCCCATGAACTGG AAAGCCGTCGAGTCAAACTCCAGGGAATTCTTGCTGACCTCCGGGATGTGGATGGGCTGCCCCCCAAAGTGACTGTCCCACCTCCTGGCACACCCCAGCCCCGGCCTCATGAAG GTTCCTTTGGCTTCTCCTCAGACGTCTTCATCATGGACACTATCGGGGGCGGGGAGGTGAGCCTGGGGGACTTGGCAGATCTCACCGTCACCAATGACAACGACCTCAGCTGTGAT CTGTCTGACAGCAAAGACGCCTTCAAGAAGACATGGAACCCCAAGTTTACTCTCCGCTCACACTACGATGGCATCCGCTCACTGGCCTTCCACCATAGCCAGTCAGCACTGCTCACTGCCTCTGAGGATGGCACACTTAAACTGTGGAACCTGCAGAAGGCAGTTACAGCCAAGAA AAATGCTGCCCTAGACGTGGAGCCGATTCATGCTTTCCGTGCTCACAG GGGCCCTGTGCTGGCAGTCACCGTGGGCAGCAACAGCGAGTACTGTTACAGCGGTGGGGCTGACGCCCGCATCCACAGCTGGAAGATTCCGGACCTCAACATGGACCCGTACGATGGCTACG ACCCAAGCGTGCTGAGCCACGTCCTGGAAGGCCATGGGGACGCTGTGTGGGGTCTGGCTTTCAGTCCCACCTCCCAGCGCCTAGCATCCTGCTCCGCTGATGGCACCGTCCGCATCTGGGACCCCAGCAGCAGTGGTCCAAGCTGCCTCTGTACCTTCCCCATGTCTGGAG aacACGGGATCCCCACCTCAGTGGCCTTCACCAGCACCGAGCCTGCTCATGTTGTGGCCTCCTTTCGTTCTGGTGACACCGTTCTTTATGACTTGGAAGCTGGCAGCGCCCTCCTCACATTGGAGTCCCGAGGGAGCAGTG GCCCAACACAGATCAACCAGGTGGTGAGTCACCCAAATCAGCCCGTCACCATCACTGCCCACGACGATAGGGGCATCCGGTTCCTGGACAATCGGACAG gCAAATCCGTGCACTCCATGGTTGCCCACCTGGACGCAGTCACCTGCCTAGCCGTGGACCCCAATGGCGTGTTCTTGATGTCAGGAA GTCACGACTGCTCTCTGCGCTTATGGAGTCTAGACAACAAGACATGTGTGCAGGAGATCACAGCCCACCGCAAGAAGCATGAGGAGGCCATCCATGCAGTGGCCTGCCATCCCAGCAAGGCACTTATCGCCAGTGCTGGTGCTGACGCCCTAGCCAAGGTCTTCGTATGA
- the LOC114681405 gene encoding fukutin-related protein: MRLTRCWAALAAAIILNLLVFFYVSWLQHQPRNSRARGLRRTPATGPRVTVLIREFEAFDNAVPELVDSFLQQDPAQPVVVAADTLPYPPLALPRIPNVRLALLQPALDRPAAASRPETYVATEFVALVPDGARVESPGHLERMVEALRGSSARLVAAPVATANPARCLALNVSLREWTARYGPAPSAPRCDALDGDAVLLLRSRDLFNLSVPLARPLATGLFLQTALRGWTVQLLDLTFAAARQPPLATAHARWKAEREGRSRRAALLRTLGIRLVSWEGGRLEWFGCSKESARCFGTVAGDTPSYLYEGRWTPPCCLRALRETARYVVGVLEAAGVRYWLEGGSLLGAARHGDIIPWDYDVDLGIYLEDVGNCEQLRGAEAGSVVDERGFVWEKAVEGDFFRVQYSESNHLHVDLWPFYPRNGVMTKDTWLDHRQDVEFPEHFLQPLISLPFAGFMAQAPNNYRRFLELKFGPGVIENPEYPNPALLSLTGG, encoded by the coding sequence ATGCGGCTCACCCGCTGCTGGGCTGCCCTGGCAGCCGCCATCATCCTCAACCTCCTAGTCTTCTTTTATGTGTCGTGGCTACAACACCAACCCAGAAACTCCCGGGCACGGGGCCTCCGCCGTACTCCTGCCACTGGTCCCCGAGTCACCGTCCTGATTCGGGAGTTTGAGGCCTTTGACAACGCGGTGCCGGAGCTGGTGGATTCCTTCCTGCAGCAGGACCCAGCCCAGCCCGTAGTGGTGGCGGCCGACACGCTCCCTTACCCACCCCTGGCCTTGCCACGCATCCCCAACGTTCGCCTGGCGTTGCTCCAGCCGGCCCTGGACCGGCCAGCCGCGGCCTCGCGCCCAGAGACATACGTGGCCACCGAGTTCGTGGCCCTGGTGCCTGACGGAGCGCGGGTCGAGTCACCAGGCCACCTGGAGCGTATGGTGGAGGCGCTGCGGGGGAGCAGCGCGCGCCTAGTAGCCGCCCCGGTCGCCACCGCCAACCCTGCGCGGTGCCTAGCACTGAACGTCAGCCTGCGGGAGTGGACTGCGCGCTATGGTCCAGCGCCCAGCGCGCCCCGCTGCGACGCCCTAGATGGTGATGCTGTGCTGCTGCTGCGCTCCCGAGACCTCTTCAACCTCTCGGTGCCCCTGGCGCGGCCTCTGGCCACCGGCCTCTTCCTGCAGACCGCCCTACGGGGCTGGACAGTGCAGCTGCTGGACTTGACCTTCGCCGCAGCGCGCCAACCTCCGCTGGCCACGGCCCACGCGCGCTGGAAGGCGGAGCGCGAGGGGCGCTCGCGGAGGGCGGCGCTACTGCGCACACTGGGCATCCGCCTGGTGAGCTGGGAGGGCGGGCGGCTCGAGTGGTTCGGCTGCAGTAAGGAGAGCGCGCGCTGCTTCGGGACAGTGGCGGGCGACACACCCTCCTACCTGTACGAGGGACGCTGGACACCGCCCTGCTGCCTGCGCGCGCTGCGCGAGACTGCCCGCTACGTGGTGGGCGTGCTGGAGGCGGCAGGCGTGCGCTACTGGCTGGAGGGCGGCTCGTTGCTGGGTGCAGCCCGCCACGGCGACATTATCCCCTGGGACTACGACGTAGACCTGGGCATCTACCTGGAGGACGTGGGCAACTGCGAGCAGCTGCGGGGCGCCGAGGCTGGCTCAGTAGTGGACGAACGCGGCTTCGTGTGGGAGAAGGCGGTGGAGGGCGACTTCTTCCGAGTGCAGTACAGCGAGAGCAACCACCTGCACGTGGACCTGTGGCCCTTCTACCCCCGCAATGGCGTCATGACCAAGGACACGTGGCTGGACCACCGGCAGGATGTGGAGTTCCCGGAGCACTTCCTGCAGCCGCTAATCTCCCTGCCGTTTGCCGGCTTCATGGCACAGGCCCCTAACAACTACCGCCGCTTTCTGGAACTCAAGTTCGGGCCCGGCGTCATCGAGAACCCTGAGTACCCCAACCCTGCACTCTTAAGCTTGACAGGTGGCTGA